One part of the Actinomycetes bacterium genome encodes these proteins:
- a CDS encoding TIGR03086 family metal-binding protein translates to MSTLLEQYDHAVAEFGSRVELVKDDQWTAPTPCREWDVRALVAHLVDECRWVPYLLGGGTVADAGDRFSGDPLGDDPKAAWRAASVAAREAFAADRALDRVVSLSAGESGARDYIWDMTVDATVHAWDLARGIGADERLDQELVRRIHHEVEKDADTLSESGQFDPPVHVPTHADLQARMLGIFGRRA, encoded by the coding sequence ATGTCCACGTTGCTGGAGCAGTACGACCACGCGGTCGCCGAGTTCGGCAGCCGGGTCGAGCTGGTCAAGGACGACCAGTGGACGGCGCCCACGCCGTGCCGGGAGTGGGACGTCCGGGCGCTCGTCGCCCACCTCGTCGACGAGTGCCGGTGGGTGCCCTACCTGCTCGGCGGCGGCACGGTCGCCGACGCGGGGGACCGGTTCAGCGGCGACCCGCTGGGCGACGACCCGAAGGCGGCCTGGCGCGCGGCGTCGGTCGCGGCGCGCGAGGCCTTCGCGGCCGACCGTGCGCTGGACCGGGTGGTCTCGCTCTCGGCCGGCGAGTCCGGCGCGCGCGACTACATCTGGGACATGACCGTCGACGCGACCGTGCACGCGTGGGACCTGGCGCGGGGGATCGGCGCCGACGAGCGTCTCGACCAGGAGCTGGTCCGCCGGATCCACCACGAGGTCGAGAAGGACGCCGACACGCTCTCGGAGAGCGGGCAGTTCGACCCGCCGGTGCACGTGCCGACGCACGCCGACCTGCAGGCGCGGATGCTCGGCATCTTCGGCCGCCGCGCCTAG
- a CDS encoding NUDIX domain-containing protein: MTAGRTRGPGRPDHRGDGDGWTRCEQGHRHWGLFGASGLLLQRPAGDSVEVLLQHRAEWSHHGGTWGLLGGARESSETAVQAALREAAEEGGVDVESVTVHGRFDDPHGGWAYTTVLGTAPVDAPARPTGGESIDVGWFSPADVDRLPLHPGFSTSWPALRDALRPLTVVVDAANVVGSRPDGWWRDRAGAARRLVADLTPLAADGLPDARLPDDLPRAGLSHWWPRVVVVVEGAARAAAEEASDHPGMVVVAAAGSGDDAVADAAAAAAAPGGPAGDPPGGPAGVPPGAPVLVVTADRELRRRVASTGAAVTGPGWLEPFRG; the protein is encoded by the coding sequence GTGACCGCGGGGCGCACCCGGGGGCCCGGTCGCCCGGACCACCGCGGCGACGGCGACGGCTGGACCAGGTGCGAGCAGGGGCACCGGCACTGGGGGCTGTTCGGTGCGTCCGGGCTGCTGCTGCAGCGGCCGGCCGGTGACTCGGTCGAGGTGCTGCTTCAGCACCGCGCCGAGTGGAGCCACCACGGCGGCACCTGGGGGCTGCTGGGCGGGGCGCGCGAGAGCTCCGAGACGGCGGTGCAGGCGGCCCTGCGCGAGGCCGCCGAGGAGGGCGGCGTCGACGTCGAATCGGTGACGGTGCACGGCCGCTTCGACGACCCCCACGGCGGCTGGGCCTACACGACGGTGCTCGGCACCGCACCCGTCGACGCCCCGGCTCGGCCGACCGGCGGCGAGAGCATCGACGTCGGCTGGTTCTCCCCCGCCGACGTCGACCGGCTCCCGCTGCATCCCGGCTTCTCGACCTCCTGGCCGGCGCTGCGGGATGCGCTGCGGCCGCTCACGGTCGTCGTGGACGCCGCCAACGTCGTCGGCTCCCGGCCCGACGGCTGGTGGCGCGACCGGGCCGGCGCCGCCCGCCGCCTGGTGGCCGACCTCACGCCGCTCGCCGCAGACGGCCTCCCCGACGCGCGGCTGCCCGACGACCTGCCGCGCGCCGGGCTCAGCCACTGGTGGCCGCGCGTCGTCGTGGTGGTCGAGGGAGCCGCTCGCGCGGCCGCCGAAGAGGCCTCCGACCACCCCGGGATGGTCGTCGTCGCGGCCGCGGGGTCCGGCGACGACGCGGTCGCCGACGCGGCGGCGGCTGCCGCCGCGCCCGGCGGCCCGGCCGGTGACCCACCCGGTGGCCCGGCCGGCGTCCCACCCGGCGCACCCGTCCTCGTCGTGACCGCCGACCGCGAGCTGCGCCGCCGCGTCGCGTCCACCGGCGCCGCCGTGACCGGCCCGGGATGGCTCGAGCCGTTCCGCGGCTGA
- a CDS encoding 1-acyl-sn-glycerol-3-phosphate acyltransferase has translation MLPPVLLRRLVLAPAVVLLTLVAVTTLPVLLLVGAALSTFLPGRWRPLRLIWMVLLYLCLETVSLVVLLGLWVGSGFGWKIRTPRFQRAHYVLVMWFLRVLFWECRRVLHVRVAVEGPPPRSYDGRPLLILSRHAGPGDSFLVVHALVNWYEREPRIVLKDTLQWDPAIDVVLNRLPNRFIRPNPGEAAEQVTRLVGQLSRNLDHNDAFVIFPEGGNFTEHRRKRAIERLRRKGHIDEADKAAQLRHVMAPRPGGVLEALKTAHEADVVFVAHTGVEHMTTVLDLWRELPMDRVIEMRWWIVPADEVPAGEEARIDWLFAWWARIDDWVDERQAAAGVHPRTRG, from the coding sequence GTGCTGCCCCCGGTCCTGCTGCGGCGGCTGGTGCTGGCGCCGGCCGTCGTGCTGCTCACCCTCGTCGCTGTCACGACCCTGCCCGTGCTGCTGCTGGTGGGCGCGGCGCTGTCGACGTTCCTGCCCGGCCGGTGGCGGCCGCTGCGGCTGATCTGGATGGTGCTGCTCTACCTCTGCCTCGAGACGGTGTCGCTGGTCGTGCTGCTCGGGCTGTGGGTCGGCAGCGGGTTCGGCTGGAAGATCCGGACCCCGCGGTTCCAGCGGGCGCACTACGTGCTCGTCATGTGGTTCCTGCGGGTCCTGTTCTGGGAGTGCCGGCGGGTGCTGCACGTGCGGGTCGCGGTCGAGGGCCCGCCGCCCCGGTCGTACGACGGGCGACCGCTGCTGATCCTGAGCCGGCACGCGGGGCCGGGCGACTCGTTCCTCGTCGTGCACGCCCTGGTGAACTGGTACGAGCGCGAGCCGCGGATCGTCCTCAAGGACACCCTGCAGTGGGACCCGGCGATCGACGTGGTGCTCAACCGGCTGCCCAACCGCTTCATCCGGCCCAATCCGGGCGAGGCGGCCGAGCAGGTCACCCGGCTGGTCGGTCAGCTGAGCCGGAACCTCGACCACAACGACGCCTTCGTCATCTTCCCGGAGGGTGGCAACTTCACCGAGCACCGCCGCAAGCGGGCGATCGAGCGGCTGCGCCGCAAGGGGCACATCGACGAGGCGGACAAGGCCGCGCAGCTGCGGCACGTGATGGCACCCAGGCCCGGCGGGGTGCTGGAGGCGCTCAAGACGGCCCACGAAGCCGACGTCGTCTTCGTCGCCCACACCGGTGTCGAGCACATGACGACCGTGCTCGACCTCTGGCGCGAGCTGCCCATGGACCGGGTGATCGAGATGCGCTGGTGGATCGTGCCGGCCGACGAGGTCCCGGCAGGCGAGGAGGCCCGGATCGACTGGCTGTTCGCCTGGTGGGCCCGGATCGACGACTGGGTAGACGAGCGTCAGGCCGCCGCGGGAGTCCACCCGCGGACCCGTGGGTAG
- a CDS encoding patatin-like phospholipase family protein, producing MAVRTAFVLGGGGLLGSNEVGMLHALLEADVRPDLVLGTSVGAVNGAAVAADPTIGAVETLAEVWERLADSDVYRGGAIRRARHLARTRTHVHPNEPLRELLTAQLGDRRIEDLTVPFQCVAASIERAAEHWFTTGPVVDAVLASSAVPGVLPPVLIGDEHFLDGGLVNSIPVGRAVSLGARRVFVLQVGRVDRPLAAPTKPWQVASVAFEIARRHRFAREMNEVPDGVEVHVLPTGADQPPRPADLSALRYRDFSSVPLRIAQAHAATRDYLARSLEPRAG from the coding sequence GTGGCCGTCCGCACCGCGTTCGTGCTCGGCGGTGGAGGCCTGCTCGGGTCCAACGAGGTCGGCATGCTGCACGCGCTGCTCGAGGCGGACGTGCGGCCCGACCTGGTCCTCGGGACGTCGGTCGGCGCGGTCAACGGCGCGGCCGTCGCGGCCGACCCGACCATCGGCGCCGTCGAGACCCTCGCCGAGGTGTGGGAGCGGCTCGCCGACAGCGACGTCTACCGGGGCGGCGCGATCCGGCGGGCCCGCCACCTGGCCCGGACGCGGACCCACGTGCACCCCAACGAGCCGCTGCGCGAGCTGCTGACCGCCCAGCTCGGCGACCGCCGGATCGAGGACCTCACGGTGCCGTTCCAGTGCGTCGCCGCGTCGATCGAGCGGGCCGCCGAGCACTGGTTCACGACCGGGCCGGTCGTCGACGCGGTGCTGGCGTCGAGCGCGGTCCCCGGGGTGCTTCCGCCGGTGCTGATCGGCGACGAGCACTTCCTCGACGGCGGGCTGGTCAACTCGATCCCGGTCGGCCGTGCGGTGTCGTTGGGCGCGCGGCGGGTGTTCGTGCTCCAGGTCGGCCGGGTCGACCGACCGCTGGCCGCGCCCACCAAGCCGTGGCAGGTGGCGTCGGTCGCCTTCGAGATCGCCCGCCGGCACCGCTTCGCGCGCGAGATGAACGAGGTGCCCGACGGCGTCGAGGTGCACGTGCTGCCCACCGGCGCCGACCAGCCACCGCGGCCGGCCGACCTGTCGGCACTGCGCTACCGCGACTTCTCCTCGGTGCCGCTGCGCATCGCGCAGGCCCACGCCGCCACCCGCGACTACCTGGCCCGGTCGCTCGAGCCCCGAGCCGGCTGA